The genomic region CAAATATCTGCTATACACTTGAGAACGCTCACTGAATGTTGTTGGCTTCAGGAGAGCAGGCAAAATTGGCAACGCTGGAATGCtagagtagagataggcacgaactggaaaaaaatgaaccgtgcggtttgtgattcgtcgcatttcatgaaccacaaactttcataaaCCTACCCcagtgaaaacgtcacatctaggtcagcaaatcatcacttttgggtcagcagaaggtcatttccgggccagcagaaggtctgcaggaagtccatcctgcagatagcctggcgccgatcaatcagtttccttggcaactGATTGAAATGGGCTCTaacgtgaaccacaaaccagctcggttcgtcacaaactttggttcggaTTTCGGTTCGTGTGCATCTCTACTAGAGAGACAACCAAGAAAGGTTgtcttaatatatattttttcctcttaGGTAGGTTGGGCAAATGGGGACAGCTGTGGTAAAGTGGTGGGAGAACATACAATGCACATTAGAAATATCTTGAATGCTCAAACAGCGTCCATTTGTTTGAGGGTACTACTCTCAAGCTGCTATTGGGGCAGAGATGCAACTGCAAATTATTGGAACTTGGTTGTTTCCAGTTCTTCTTGGCATGATGGGACAATCAGAATTATCACTGGCATCTGTTCCATTTTGTTCTGATGTAAGGGTGCAAGAAAAGCAGCTAGATCAGTCATTTAACAGTGCCAATGCTTCCATTATTATCCTTCATTGCTAGatctccacttcatcagacatGGCTTCAGTCAAAGAAGAGGACATGCCACGTTCTAACAAAGTCCGGAACCTGAGACAAAATGGACAGGTTGTGCCCCGCCGTCCCAGACGCCGTTGGCCATTGCAGCATGTGGCAAGGAACCAATTATCATCACTTCAGcccagtggcccaatccaggaaGAGAGCACACCTTTTGTGCTGGATTTACAGAACTTGCCAGGCTTAGCCAATGTGGATCTGAGTGCTCAAAACCCAAACATACAGGTAAGCCTGTGAACAGACTGAGAACAAAAAGGGGGTGGGAGCAGAATCCATCATTAACTTTAAAGCATCCTGCATTATTTGGGGTAGCAGGTCTTTACTTGGGCTACCAGACTGGTAGTAAGTAGGAATTCCATAGTTTGTAGAACAGCGACCAAGAATGATGCTCTAGATGCCTATGTTGGGCTTGATGCACAAATGGAGACACCAAGGGGGTACTCTAGGTCATCTTAGCAGTTGCAGTGGGACATGGGAGAGAAGGTGACATCTTAAATATGCAAGAGTTGTTTGGGATTTAACCTGCAATTGTTGCTGAGATCTAAAGGCTACTGGCAATATTACTACGAAGTCTTCCCAAGGTCTTCCATGCTCATTAGGACTATTGATCAAAACATTCTACACCAATCATGACTTCCAGGAGTTGCTGCCAAAGCCTTGGATAGAGCACATGACTATTTGTATGTAAATTCACAACAAGATTACTAGCCTGTTTGCTGCACATACTGAAGTAAGCCATCAGCATCTTGACAGAGGGAAAAGAAAACTACAGAAAGTTGCCCATTTGGTTGGTGGCAGTTTTTATTTGTCATGGGCCATTTGCTGTTTACTAGCCTCAAGGTTATGACTATATGAATGATGGTAAAGCCCCAGACATAGAATTATAGCCAAGCTTAATTTGAGCAGGGAATAGGGCTGCTAACTGGCCTAAAGGAGAAAATGTCCTGTcactttaatagaggcttgaCGCATGGAATTGgggagctgaagcttttcatggtatggaggtaaataacatcccattaagcctctattaaaggaaacAGGACATGTTTCCCAAGGTCCttttggcaactctagctggcACAGAGggggtaaccaaagaggttggaacaaaagaATTAAGTAAAACTATAAACGTGATACTAATAATTAAAGCACTGGTATATAATTTAATCCAACAAATAAAAGTGCAAAAGAATGATTAAAAGTGTGGTTCAACATATAAATATCATACACTTGTGTATACATGTATAGTAAACTCACACATATACAGGTATATTAGTACATTTTGTCTGCATTTGTACAGAATGAGAACCAGATGCATTTTGGCCCAAGGGCTTTCCTCAATGGAATATATACCGTCCTAAGTGCCCCATCAGTATAgctaactagcttgatacctgtgcttggCTAcgttatttaactactttaaattcagttataatacttacgggtatgtaacatttgtaggttggggggggggggtttagttggatttgtagtataatagcatagtacccaagcttcacaaagatgtttgaataaagcaaagtgtgttgatgctgaaaaccgatgaaatgaatttcaaaatgtaacatttattgaagagattttaaaaggaaaagattgtaatgcaataaagtgaaaaatatgtacaaccacgaaaaaaccgaaccatgctgttatgacctttactttctttgagtagatatttcttttaatctttcccttaacaccctctgggtagtttgctgccaccaggaatattatattccaatatattttttaagttttccctttggtaacgttcctaagcatcaggctcctttgtggttctatgtggccctgaggataggaatgggatatagcaggggtgggcaaattgcggcccgctacagagttttttgtggcccaccaagacagtcagaaaaatccgccttgaaccgagatttccttcatttctttcattcctacatttgtctctttaaactgattctaaaattaaatgtgcttgcagctatagatgatatgaaattagcacaataaataaattgaataaaactaccactattttatttaatttatatttattgatttttatgatacaatttataccttttctgaaatgcaaatttAACTAATGAatacaatcattttaaaaggtgcggccctttgctaacctccgctcccacaaagtggcccccgagccaaaacaattgcccacccctgggatatagcaatgacagccactctgggatataacaaaacaaacttttatttagtcaagaagcgtatcggtttcataaacgtagttctcggttcttaaagttacttcctataaactcattcacacagatctcttctaaggcttcacacacagcctctttctctaactcaatatttctctcacagaaatgcttaaaactcctcaggcagcacacagctggcctctctttctctgactctcattcacagaaatattaaacctgctcaggcagcacacagctggcctctctttccctgactgagtgtcctttcacaaacatgctcagttcaggtaccacacaggttatatttctctcataaacacttcaacatattcaggcagcacacagctagcctgctttctcctgactcaaacttttctctctctgccctgtcagtctcaaactgcattcactcgtccacattctcagtcatcaaccaatcacatcactcactcttccctctctcacccccactcttcacctagctcaaaccaagcatttaaagacacatgcacacatttacttgaaatcattaaacatgcgattcgtggttcatgatgttttcacaaaccaggaaccatgaactggggcaagttcacgaaccagttcgtggttcatgtggTTTAAATATCCTTTTCCCACCACttcgcagcggcagggaaaggggcatttaaacccccatatcagctgcttgttggggagatccccgacaagcagctgatcatttaaacagcagagcTGTGGGTGGGGCTTAGCTGGCCGATCGGGAGTTCTCCAAGTGGTGGGGAAACGGTCATTTAAACAGCGGAGCTTAGCTGGTGGGCTGGGAACTCCCAGCCGGCCAACCAAGcctcacccacagtttaaatggccatttccccactgctccaagcagcggggaaatggccatttaaacagcggggcttggctggcctgcCCGGAActccgggctggttcgtggggggttttttggttcgtattccggttcttgcccatctctagtcaggacacttgtctttatatatgtatatCAAAAATACTTGACCCAGCACAAAATAGACACAAAAATGTTATATGCTATTATACAAACCGTATCTAGTTGTGGCTTAGCACTCCTGTCTTTGATTTGTATACTTCTGACTAGGCTTGAGATCTTATGGGCAAAGGAAGAACTTTAATCTGGATGTATTGCCCATTTGCATTTTAAGCTGTTTTGTGGGAAGATTTGGATGAATTTACtccatacttttaaaaatataacatctTCGTGTCTGTTTTGTGCTGGGTCAGGTATTTGGTTACGCTTCTTTTGCAGGGTTGTTTTATTTCTCCTCCTTTTTGGTTGTCCTAACTCTAACCAGCACACCAGCCAAAGGTGATGGAAAATGGTATGTACCACAGAGGATATCTGTGCCCCCATCTGCTGACCTGGATTTAATATTTTCTCCCAGCTGCAAACCTCCTTttccttgggggtggggagtgggggtgcaCCTCTTTGCAGAACAGGCCGACTCTCCAATCCCTGCTCAACCATATTATTAATCAACAGTTCCTCTGTCTTATCTGGACTAAGCTTTAATTTGTTGGCCCCCATTACTGCCTCCAGACAGTGGGTTTGAAGCCCCATAGCCTCACCTGAATCTGATGAAAAAAGACAGAAAGAGTTGAGTGACATCTGCATAATGGTGACACTTTACTCCAGGGGatggtggtggttgtggtggtGATGATAGAGAAGGGGAGAGGCTTTGTGGAAGTAGAATAAGGAGAGCTGTAAGAGAAAGTGTTTTGGTCAACAGTTCTCTGGAGTGATGGCTACACATTTTCCAAAAAAATAAACATTGACTGGGAGGGATCCAAATGGCAAGATGGCCAAGGATATGAAGATTCTTGTTGATAAGATATGCTGTTGCTGTTCAAAGGGTTCCCTCCATGTGGTATTTTGCTTCTACTGTGGAACTTCGGAACCATTCCTTCTCAATATCTTGGTTTCTAGGTGACCATTGAGGTCGTAGATGATCCTCAGGCTGAGATGGAGATGGACCTGCTGAAAGAGACCAGCAATGACTGGTCACTGACTTCCACTGAATGGCTGTCCCACAAAGACCTCTTCTGGCCCCTCTTCTGGGAGTACACAGATCCTGTAGTGGAGGGGGATGAAGATGGCAACTTGGACATAAAGAAccgggaggaagaggaggaggaggaggaggactatACATCAGAGTACGATGAGGAGGAGACGGTTCTGAGTGGAGTGGGAGGGGACTGGGACCAGAGGTGGCCCAATCAGAAGAACTGGATCTTTAAAGAAAAGTACAATTATGGTGAGCTTCCTTTCACCACTCACAGCAGATCTGCAGAGCTGGACTAGGGAAGAAGAAGAACATGTCTTCTCTGTAGAGCAAAGGGTGTTTGCATTTCAACACCCCTTGGCCATTTCTTGTTCCTCTCCAGCTCCCATGAAACTCAGGAGTCTAGCCAGTAGAATTAACCCAGCATGGGAAATTCTTACATACCTCTAGAATAGCAGCATTAGGTACATTTTCTACCTTGGGTACATAGATTCAAGAATCCATTTGAGTCATTTGTGAAGCTGGTAGTATAGGCTGTCCTGTATGATACTATTGCACTGTGCAGAGCAAATAGGATGAAGGCCTACAGATAaagtgtgtattcctccctgaccCTGCTATGGAGTAAAGAGCAGCAAGGAAGGAGATGTTTGAGTTCAGAAAAATGACCCAGGGGCAAAACTTCCATGGCTACTATTTAGACATGCTTAGGAGATCCAGTCACAGGTCTCCCAGTGTCTTGCATAATCTGGCCATAAGAGAGACAAAGTGTGCATCTTTAGTGTGTATTTTTTCTGCTTTGGATCCATAAATCAAATATCTGTGGTATGTGCTGTATATATTGGCTATGCACCTGATGCAGAAAGAACCTTTGCCCCACTTTCAATATGCATGCATTTTCCAACAGGCAAGGGAGCAAAATATCTTATGAAGTGACCGTAAACCAAGGACTGAAAAGCCTGTAGTTAAACaactcctggaaatttggaaATCTGCATGCCTGTAATAAGACCATGCAGTGCAAAAGCTATCTTACTTTGATCAGGATATGGAGTCATATGCAGAATCCTGATTTTCAGGAAAGCAAAAAAGTTGGCATCTTAAGCCACATTGAGAAGAATAACATACACACTGATCCCTCCTCTGAGTTTTTGATGGTAGCATTATGTGAGGAAAGAGATCAGTGCTGTCAAGTGAGAGCAGTAATCCCTAACTAGTAATCCCAATCCCGGTGACCCCATGCTAGTTTTTTTAGAGTGCGTGTGCCATTgtcctcctttctcccctccaGAATATGAAGATGAAGAGGAATGGAGCTCTTGGTCCCCCTGCAGTGTCACCTGTGGCAGTGGCAACCAGAAGAGAACCCGGTCTTGTGGCTATGCTTGTACTGCCACCGAGTCAAGAACCTGTGACCTGAACCACTGTCCTGGTATGGCTTTTATTCTTCCAGCCCTGCCCTGCTTTGTGTCCTTTGTgtaatgaaatgcttcaaaatagTTCAGATCCACCAGCATGTAGCCAGATTGGATTGAATCCCATGGAAGATATCCACAGATGGAAGGGAAGAGTGATTTCAGAGTATCCCACCCCCCTGCTGCAAATCTCCCGGTCCCTTTCATGCTATCCGGGGGGGCGGGGTGTCTCCTTTCctgcaggagcagcattttgggctgTGGGAGGCAGGGAAGTCCTGCTGTGTGGATGGAAATACCTTCTCATCACTGAAATCTCTATTAGATGCAAGCTATTTGTCTACTGGGCTGCTTGCTTTCTTGCTTTTGAAATGGGCAGCAGTGCCACTCTGTTGCATCCAAAATAACAGaaggtcttgtggcaccttaatgaCTACCACATGTATTACGGCATAAACTTTcatgcaccaccacccaaatAGGCtctggctcacgaaagcttatgccataataaatgtgtcggtctttaagatgccaataGGTTCTTTTTCTCAATTTTGAGGGAGGAGGGCTTGATCCCTTTTCAAACATTCTGGAAGGATGAGAGTAACAGCCCAGTAGAAAAACAGAATTATTGCTCAAAGAGCAGCTCCTCCATCTGTACATCTCAAGTGCTAGAAACACCTAGCTCTTCTTCATGTCTCTTATTTGATCATTCCTTGAAAGACCTAAATAGCCCAGATTAGCCCAAGAGAAGCTAACTAGGCTTGGCCACAGTcggtacatggatgggagacaaccaaggaagactagggttgctatgcagagatagCAGTGGCTAgccatctctgc from Eublepharis macularius isolate TG4126 chromosome 2, MPM_Emac_v1.0, whole genome shotgun sequence harbors:
- the ISM2 gene encoding isthmin-2 isoform X3; translation: MMPQAGGKAALMLSAVFLTAFLAAVRGLPLRKHRHHSLRERGYKLLEISTSSDMASVKEEDMPRSNKVRNLRQNGQVVPRRPRRRWPLQHVARNQLSSLQPSGPIQEESTPFVLDLQNLPGLANVDLSAQNPNIQVTIEVVDDPQAEMEMDLLKETSNDWSLTSTEWLSHKDLFWPLFWEYTDPVVEGDEDGNLDIKNREEEEEEEEDYTSEYDEEETVLSGVGGDWDQRWPNQKNWIFKEKYNYEYEDEEEWSSWSPCSVTCGSGNQKRTRSCGYACTATESRTCDLNHCPDVDSCEKWLNCKSDFLNKYLSKVLSDLPSCPCSYPLEAVYSAVNLRDEQQGKNFRWRDASGPKERLDIYKPTARFCLRSMLSLDSTTLAAQHCCYDENTKLITRGKGAGAPNLISTEFSPELHYKVDMLPWILCKGDWSRYHAVRPPNNGQRCADNPPEDEYLSQLQEAKEY
- the ISM2 gene encoding isthmin-2 isoform X1, coding for MMPQAGGKAALMLSAVFLTAFLAAVRGLPLRKHRHHSLRERGYKLLEISTSSDMASVKEEDMPRSNKVRNLRQNGQVVPRRPRRRWPLQHVARNQLSSLQPSGPIQEESTPFVLDLQNLPGLANVDLSAQNPNIQVTIEVVDDPQAEMEMDLLKETSNDWSLTSTEWLSHKDLFWPLFWEYTDPVVEGDEDGNLDIKNREEEEEEEEDYTSEYDEEETVLSGVGGDWDQRWPNQKNWIFKEKYNYEYEDEEEWSSWSPCSVTCGSGNQKRTRSCGYACTATESRTCDLNHCPGADGELASATEEPPFEAENATEILNSDVDSCEKWLNCKSDFLNKYLSKVLSDLPSCPCSYPLEAVYSAVNLRDEQQGKNFRWRDASGPKERLDIYKPTARFCLRSMLSLDSTTLAAQHCCYDENTKLITRGKGAGAPNLISTEFSPELHYKVDMLPWILCKGDWSRYHAVRPPNNGQRCADNPPEDEYLSQLQEAKEY
- the ISM2 gene encoding isthmin-2 isoform X2 is translated as MMPQAGGKAALMLSAVFLTAFLAAVRGLPLRKHRHHSLRERGYKLLEISTSSDMASVKEEDMPRSNKVRNLRQNGQVVPRRPRRRWPLQHVARNQLSSLQPSGPIQEESTPFVLDLQNLPGLANVDLSAQNPNIQVTIEVVDDPQAEMEMDLLKETSNDWSLTSTEWLSHKDLFWPLFWEYTDPVVEGDEDGNLDIKNREEEEEEEEDYTSEYDEEETVLSGVGGDWDQRWPNQKNWIFKEKYNYEYEDEEEWSSWSPCSVTCGSGNQKRTRSCGYACTATESRTCDLNHCPDGELASATEEPPFEAENATEILNSDVDSCEKWLNCKSDFLNKYLSKVLSDLPSCPCSYPLEAVYSAVNLRDEQQGKNFRWRDASGPKERLDIYKPTARFCLRSMLSLDSTTLAAQHCCYDENTKLITRGKGAGAPNLISTEFSPELHYKVDMLPWILCKGDWSRYHAVRPPNNGQRCADNPPEDEYLSQLQEAKEY